In Rhizobium jaguaris, a single window of DNA contains:
- a CDS encoding dihydroorotase — translation MFDMIISGGTVVNANGERRADVGITDGRVAAILSPGDVAEARTVVDAAGCHLLPGLVDAHVHLREPGLTQKEDFDSGTRAAALGGVTSVLDMPTDDPWTATSGQLAEKMAMAKGRIHVDVGFQAVLSQDLSLLEGLLALRPVSLELFTADVPEAFRFNTMDAVAEMLKRLAGRDTLIGISPGDQSILEGSGPRDGAGDIAAFLASRPPLAEADGVARAVLAAAATGARIHVRQVNSAIGVSTWRRLRDMADATIETTPQNLFFTAEDYATLGANLKGSPPLRNARDVEALRAALSEGLIDIVATDHAPHSPTEKAATYAAFADIPGGMPGLQTLLPTMLRLVAEGVIGLSELVRMCARNPAERFGLARSKGAIATGYDADILVVDRRRSSLITNAEQASRAAYTPFDGWSIPAKLTRVFLRGQEIVRDGAIIAERRGAVVVREV, via the coding sequence ATGTTCGACATGATCATATCGGGCGGCACCGTCGTCAACGCCAACGGTGAGAGACGGGCCGACGTCGGCATCACGGACGGGCGGGTCGCCGCGATCCTCTCGCCCGGTGACGTGGCTGAGGCTCGCACAGTCGTTGATGCGGCAGGCTGCCATCTGCTGCCCGGTCTCGTCGATGCCCATGTCCACCTGCGCGAACCGGGGCTGACCCAGAAGGAAGACTTCGATAGCGGTACCCGGGCGGCGGCGCTCGGCGGCGTGACATCGGTGCTCGATATGCCGACAGACGATCCATGGACGGCGACATCAGGACAGCTTGCTGAGAAGATGGCGATGGCCAAGGGGCGCATCCACGTCGATGTCGGCTTCCAGGCGGTTCTCAGCCAGGACCTCAGCCTTCTCGAAGGACTGCTCGCTCTCCGTCCGGTTTCGCTGGAACTCTTCACTGCCGATGTGCCTGAAGCATTTCGCTTCAATACGATGGATGCCGTTGCCGAGATGCTGAAGCGCCTTGCCGGACGCGACACGCTGATCGGTATCTCTCCAGGCGATCAGTCCATTCTGGAAGGTAGCGGTCCGCGCGACGGCGCCGGCGATATAGCCGCATTCCTCGCCAGCCGCCCGCCGCTGGCTGAGGCCGACGGCGTTGCGCGCGCAGTGCTCGCCGCAGCAGCGACCGGTGCGCGCATCCATGTCCGCCAGGTCAACTCCGCCATTGGCGTTTCCACATGGCGGCGTCTTCGCGACATGGCCGACGCGACCATCGAGACGACGCCGCAGAACCTGTTCTTCACAGCTGAGGACTATGCGACGCTCGGCGCAAACCTGAAGGGATCGCCGCCCCTTCGCAACGCCAGAGACGTCGAAGCGCTGCGGGCCGCCTTGTCCGAAGGGCTGATCGACATTGTCGCCACAGACCACGCGCCGCACAGTCCGACAGAGAAGGCGGCGACCTATGCTGCCTTCGCCGATATTCCGGGCGGCATGCCGGGTCTGCAGACGCTGCTTCCGACGATGCTCAGGCTGGTCGCGGAAGGAGTGATAGGTCTCTCCGAACTCGTTCGCATGTGTGCCCGCAATCCAGCCGAGCGATTTGGTCTCGCCAGATCGAAGGGGGCGATCGCGACCGGTTACGATGCCGATATCCTGGTCGTCGATCGGCGCCGGAGTAGCCTCATCACCAATGCTGAACAGGCGTCGCGGGCGGCCTACACCCCGTTCGATGGCTGGAGCATTCCGGCAAAGCTCACTCGCGTCTTCCTGCGGGGACAAGAGATCGTCCGCGACGGTGCAATCATTGCCGAAAGGCGCGGCGCGGTTGTCGTACGCGAAGTCTGA
- a CDS encoding SDR family NAD(P)-dependent oxidoreductase gives MPMLQNRIAIITGASSGLGRAIALRYAREGASVVIADTIEAPLEGGETTLERICAGGGKAFFVKTDISNWDAVDALVSETVKHFGRLDVMVNNAAIYTSTNLLETTSEQWARVIGVNLTGFFYCCKRAAQQFLAQEPVSEVRGRIINISSQHGMVACPGDFPYGVSKGGIVQMTRQIAVDHADDLIICNAIAPGKIVTGKPGVANDPDALDYSRRRTPWPRLGVPEDVAGAALFLASDMASYMTGINLMVDGGWMAG, from the coding sequence ATGCCTATGCTGCAGAACAGAATTGCCATCATAACCGGCGCAAGCTCCGGTCTCGGCCGCGCCATCGCATTGCGTTACGCCCGAGAGGGGGCGTCGGTCGTTATCGCCGACACGATCGAAGCGCCGCTGGAGGGCGGAGAGACCACCCTCGAGCGGATCTGTGCCGGCGGCGGCAAGGCTTTTTTCGTCAAGACGGATATTTCCAATTGGGACGCCGTCGATGCGTTGGTCAGCGAGACCGTCAAGCATTTCGGCCGGCTCGACGTAATGGTCAACAATGCGGCGATCTACACATCGACCAATCTGCTGGAAACGACGTCGGAGCAGTGGGCACGCGTCATCGGCGTCAACCTCACCGGTTTCTTCTATTGCTGCAAGCGGGCTGCGCAGCAATTCCTTGCCCAGGAGCCGGTCAGCGAAGTGCGCGGCCGCATTATCAACATCTCCTCGCAGCATGGAATGGTCGCTTGCCCCGGCGATTTTCCCTATGGCGTCAGCAAGGGCGGGATCGTCCAGATGACGCGCCAGATCGCGGTCGATCATGCCGACGATCTGATCATCTGCAATGCGATCGCGCCGGGCAAGATCGTCACCGGCAAGCCCGGGGTCGCCAATGATCCGGATGCGCTCGATTATTCGCGCCGCCGCACGCCCTGGCCGCGCCTCGGCGTCCCCGAAGATGTCGCCGGCGCCGCCCTTTTCCTGGCAAGCGACATGGCGAGCTACATGACCGGCATCAACCTCATGGTCGACGGCGGCTGGATGGCCGGCTGA
- a CDS encoding SDR family oxidoreductase: MDLGLKGKTALVLGAGGGLGGAIARTLAAEGSSVAVADINKEAAEKAVAEIEANDGSAMAIAWDLADLSIIASNLSVIEARFGSVDVLVNITGGPPPTLVAGQSAESWRKHFDSMVLSVIAITDAVLPKMREKRWGRIITSTSSGVVAPIPNLGLSNALRMSLLGWSKTLAGEVGRDGVTVNIVLPGRVATQRITFLDEQKAKREGRSAEDVSAQSTASIPVGRYGEPQEYADVVTFLASIRASYVTGSVLRIDGGLIASV, encoded by the coding sequence ATGGATCTGGGACTCAAGGGAAAGACGGCGCTCGTTCTCGGCGCGGGCGGCGGCCTCGGCGGAGCGATTGCCAGGACGCTGGCAGCGGAGGGAAGCAGCGTCGCTGTTGCCGATATCAACAAGGAAGCTGCTGAAAAGGCGGTCGCCGAGATCGAGGCAAATGACGGCAGCGCCATGGCGATTGCCTGGGACCTGGCTGATCTGAGCATCATCGCTTCGAACCTCTCCGTGATCGAAGCCCGGTTCGGATCGGTGGATGTGCTCGTCAACATCACCGGCGGCCCGCCGCCGACTCTGGTCGCCGGCCAGAGCGCCGAAAGCTGGCGCAAGCATTTCGACAGCATGGTGCTATCGGTCATCGCAATCACCGATGCCGTGCTGCCGAAGATGCGCGAAAAGAGATGGGGGCGGATCATCACCTCGACCTCGTCGGGCGTCGTTGCGCCCATTCCTAATCTCGGGCTTTCCAACGCGTTGCGCATGTCTTTGCTGGGCTGGTCCAAGACGCTCGCCGGCGAAGTTGGTCGAGATGGGGTCACGGTCAATATCGTGCTGCCGGGCCGCGTCGCGACGCAGCGCATCACGTTTTTGGACGAGCAGAAAGCCAAGCGGGAGGGGCGCTCGGCGGAAGATGTATCGGCGCAGAGTACGGCTTCCATCCCTGTCGGCCGATATGGTGAGCCGCAAGAATATGCCGACGTTGTTACCTTCCTCGCGAGCATACGCGCATCGTATGTGACGGGAAGCGTATTGCGGATAGATGGTGGCCTCATCGCAAGTGTGTGA